The Prochlorococcus sp. MIT 1300 genome has a window encoding:
- a CDS encoding translocation/assembly module TamB domain-containing protein has translation MGVGTKYLNLKKWSFRGTLVVFFGSCLWVGSDWTAGKAFRFFKPQIEQKLSGSIGRPVRIGPYEGLRPWGIAIGHTKFLPGLKDSSSLEASALTVNFAPLKSLLRWRPVAMIKPKGTVLNLLRNKDGQYWVKSDLKSGQPFSLDLFLDLRDAARVRIKHAQLDLLLSGQSTFQIAEKRAVGSVYVGLPNEGKLLLTGSSSWDQLELNAHARFESINLQPLQGLFDEKLSLAIEGLIGGDVQLNIKEEGKFSCRGGLNLVNFNLKGRPLRNFLSSKKATIECSKDIVRFKESQWIYGPWKIGLEGYLPIIKDKISKLNISGSASLKKFSEDGLSFRAGLPLEFSEKGFILGDLNADLGLKSFPLSHLEEILGFSMAGNLSAKGQIKGPLTGLTSDFSLRVLNPQVGGFRLQEEWIGSLAGELAGGGSLQMKSTSAVLPGTLKAKLRKNWLPEKLTISRKDGTLSLQQKGDGYRWKLKDFNLEGVEIAISPKKSFEAIYGLVSGQGGLGLGQFGFDGQIAMSYLRFMGFKLQEAKLQGSLVERNYKLTAELSPPTQGSFLLSADGRIGGSIRSIIKMKEVSPRWMVNNALQFSVINSGVKPAFGNAKDLGASFINTFGGSLDDLLRALSESEKSLVNSDHKSQNKNFVNTEDLRGKIDASVELKGPDLRKLDLNLQVGGHIWKKEESAKVALRKKPFLVRLKGPLAGGVGEFSLLDFPSSTLSLLGPITPRFNSSLGIRGKYKLDTKTPEFNGELLFKDERSSDNEIILDRGKVLFRRNVFEVDVALRNVSSKEAVSFRGFLPIDPLSQIDLKVETKGDGLKLLNGLTDGSVLWKSGRADLEFLLKGSRIDPKFEGSLTLSKGSLEVLEEVVEDLDVSLNLNPKRLELKRLQARIGSNGTLKGNGALPIFLANKEDDLLNLGIKKVRLRLPTANVELAGDVKLKGALLNPSFGGELSISDGFISPVRSAFATSRRPTFNSNPSNRTPLKSSSMPKDEIPSMLEKWDFNQPLVLLSNEGEAPMSTKIRSAMPNFPKLSFDNFNLRLGPNLRITSQPLADFRTEGLLKLNGPLDSTMKASGVVRLLNGRVNLFTTTFNLDRRSPNVAVFTPSLGFVPYIDVALITRVSEKNISEAGKITSSSDFSSNGSGGVGVGGFRLIKVKVEASGPADRITENFKLSSTPPMQRDEIFGLIGGNSLRELLGGEEQNILANVIGKSVLSPVLGNISGAFSERLQVALYPAYVTPDPSKKTTETQSGSQEQTPTGQSNQQAWVTEVGVDLTERFNLSFLATPNRNDIPSQTTLNYQVTPSLGLVGSLDREGTWQSRLQLFFRF, from the coding sequence ATGGGAGTAGGGACTAAATACTTAAATTTGAAAAAATGGAGTTTCAGAGGGACTCTGGTAGTTTTTTTTGGATCTTGTCTTTGGGTTGGTTCTGATTGGACGGCCGGTAAAGCTTTTCGCTTTTTTAAGCCTCAAATTGAGCAAAAGCTTTCTGGTTCAATTGGCCGGCCTGTAAGGATTGGTCCCTATGAGGGACTAAGACCATGGGGGATAGCCATAGGTCATACCAAATTTTTGCCAGGTCTAAAGGATTCCTCTTCCTTAGAGGCATCTGCGTTGACCGTCAACTTTGCGCCTTTAAAGAGTTTGTTGCGTTGGCGACCAGTTGCAATGATTAAGCCTAAGGGCACGGTTTTGAATTTACTTCGAAACAAAGATGGACAATATTGGGTAAAAAGTGATTTGAAATCAGGCCAACCTTTCTCGTTAGACTTGTTTTTGGATTTAAGGGACGCTGCAAGGGTTCGGATAAAACATGCTCAACTTGACTTACTTTTAAGTGGTCAAAGTACGTTCCAAATTGCTGAAAAGAGGGCGGTTGGTTCTGTTTATGTAGGATTGCCGAATGAAGGTAAACTTTTACTTACTGGTAGCAGCTCTTGGGATCAATTAGAACTTAATGCACATGCTAGATTTGAGAGCATTAATTTGCAACCACTTCAAGGATTATTCGATGAGAAATTGTCTTTAGCTATTGAGGGACTGATTGGTGGCGATGTTCAGTTGAATATTAAAGAAGAAGGAAAGTTTTCCTGTAGAGGAGGACTTAATTTGGTGAATTTTAATCTTAAAGGCAGACCCTTGAGGAATTTTCTTTCTTCAAAAAAAGCTACTATTGAATGTAGTAAGGATATCGTGAGATTTAAGGAGAGTCAATGGATTTATGGTCCTTGGAAGATTGGTTTAGAAGGCTATCTTCCAATAATAAAGGACAAAATTTCTAAATTAAATATAAGTGGTTCTGCTTCTTTAAAAAAATTTAGTGAGGATGGACTATCTTTCAGAGCAGGCTTGCCGCTGGAGTTCAGTGAAAAAGGTTTTATTCTTGGAGATTTGAATGCTGATTTAGGTTTAAAGAGTTTTCCTTTAAGTCATCTTGAAGAAATTTTAGGTTTCTCTATGGCTGGAAATCTTTCGGCAAAGGGACAAATTAAAGGCCCCCTTACTGGATTAACTTCTGATTTTTCGCTTCGAGTTTTAAACCCACAAGTTGGAGGCTTTCGACTTCAAGAGGAGTGGATAGGCTCTCTTGCTGGGGAATTAGCTGGTGGTGGCAGTCTTCAAATGAAATCAACTTCTGCAGTTTTACCAGGGACACTTAAAGCGAAATTGAGGAAGAATTGGTTACCAGAAAAACTAACTATTTCTCGTAAAGACGGTACTCTTTCACTGCAGCAAAAGGGTGATGGTTATCGCTGGAAGTTGAAAGATTTTAATCTTGAAGGAGTTGAAATCGCTATTTCTCCAAAAAAGAGTTTTGAAGCTATTTATGGTTTAGTTTCTGGTCAAGGTGGTTTGGGATTAGGCCAGTTTGGTTTTGATGGCCAGATTGCCATGTCTTATTTGAGGTTTATGGGATTTAAGTTGCAGGAAGCAAAGCTTCAAGGAAGTCTTGTAGAGCGTAATTATAAGTTAACAGCAGAACTTTCTCCTCCTACTCAGGGCTCATTCTTGTTAAGTGCTGATGGTCGAATTGGCGGTTCTATAAGATCAATAATCAAAATGAAAGAAGTTAGTCCCCGTTGGATGGTAAACAATGCTTTGCAATTTTCAGTTATCAACTCTGGTGTTAAGCCTGCCTTTGGTAATGCAAAAGATTTAGGTGCTTCATTCATTAATACATTTGGGGGCTCATTAGATGATTTGCTTAGAGCATTGTCCGAATCTGAGAAGTCTCTAGTTAACTCTGATCATAAAAGTCAAAATAAGAACTTTGTTAATACAGAAGATCTTCGAGGAAAGATTGATGCAAGTGTTGAACTGAAAGGACCTGACTTAAGGAAATTAGATCTGAACCTTCAGGTTGGTGGTCATATTTGGAAAAAGGAAGAAAGCGCAAAAGTGGCTCTTAGAAAGAAGCCGTTTTTGGTAAGACTTAAAGGCCCATTAGCTGGGGGGGTAGGAGAGTTTTCGCTTTTGGATTTTCCATCTTCTACCTTGTCCTTATTAGGGCCAATTACTCCTAGATTTAATTCTTCTTTAGGTATTAGAGGTAAATATAAACTTGATACTAAAACCCCTGAATTTAATGGAGAGTTACTATTCAAAGACGAAAGGTCTTCAGATAATGAAATCATTTTAGACAGAGGAAAGGTTTTGTTTCGCAGAAATGTCTTCGAAGTGGATGTAGCGCTTAGAAATGTTTCCTCTAAAGAGGCTGTAAGTTTTAGAGGCTTTCTCCCAATTGATCCCCTTTCACAAATTGACCTAAAGGTTGAGACTAAAGGAGATGGACTAAAGCTACTGAATGGATTAACAGATGGATCTGTTTTGTGGAAGAGTGGAAGAGCTGATCTTGAGTTTCTATTAAAGGGAAGCAGAATAGATCCAAAGTTTGAAGGTTCATTAACTTTAAGTAAAGGTTCGCTAGAGGTTCTTGAAGAAGTCGTAGAGGATTTAGATGTTTCGTTAAACTTAAACCCTAAAAGATTAGAATTGAAGAGACTTCAGGCCAGGATTGGCTCAAATGGCACATTAAAAGGTAATGGTGCTCTTCCAATTTTTCTTGCTAATAAAGAAGATGACTTGTTGAATCTAGGTATTAAAAAGGTAAGGTTAAGGTTGCCTACCGCTAATGTCGAATTGGCTGGTGACGTTAAGCTCAAAGGTGCATTACTTAACCCAAGTTTTGGAGGAGAACTGTCTATAAGTGATGGGTTTATATCTCCAGTTCGTTCAGCATTTGCTACTTCTAGAAGGCCTACCTTTAACTCAAATCCATCAAATAGAACTCCACTAAAATCATCTTCAATGCCTAAGGATGAAATTCCCAGTATGCTGGAGAAATGGGATTTTAATCAGCCTTTAGTTCTACTTAGTAACGAAGGCGAGGCTCCTATGAGCACAAAGATTCGGTCTGCCATGCCAAATTTTCCTAAGCTGAGCTTCGATAACTTTAATTTGCGTCTTGGCCCTAACCTACGTATAACATCTCAGCCTCTGGCGGATTTTCGAACTGAGGGATTGCTGAAGTTAAATGGACCGCTTGACTCAACTATGAAAGCTAGTGGAGTAGTAAGGCTACTAAACGGTCGAGTCAACCTGTTTACTACGACTTTTAACCTGGACCGTAGATCACCAAATGTGGCAGTCTTTACTCCATCATTAGGTTTTGTTCCTTATATTGACGTAGCACTTATTACAAGAGTCTCAGAAAAAAATATTTCTGAGGCAGGTAAGATTACTTCATCAAGTGATTTTTCAAGTAACGGATCTGGTGGTGTAGGTGTTGGTGGATTTCGTTTAATTAAAGTAAAGGTTGAAGCATCTGGTCCAGCTGATCGTATTACTGAAAACTTTAAGTTGAGCAGTACGCCACCAATGCAACGTGATGAGATATTTGGCTTAATAGGTGGGAATTCTTTGAGAGAACTCCTAGGAGGGGAAGAACAAAATATTTTAGCTAATGTGATTGGTAAATCTGTTCTATCTCCAGTCTTAGGAAATATCTCTGGAGCATTTAGTGAGAGATTACAAGTGGCTTTATATCCAGCATATGTAACTCCTGATCCATCCAAAAAAACAACTGAAACTCAATCTGGGAGTCAAGAGCAAACCCCTACTGGTCAGTCTAATCAACAAGCTTGGGTTACTGAAGTAGGTGTCGATTTGACTGAAAGGTTTAATCTTTCTTTTCTTGCTACCCCAAATAGAAATGATATTCCATC